A genome region from Planifilum fulgidum includes the following:
- a CDS encoding TIGR01777 family oxidoreductase has translation MRIVITGSTGLVGTRLAEFFQEEGRQVLRLVRKSGRGEPGTAYWQPETGEIDAEALEGADVLIHLAGKSINGRWTKRRKEEILLSRTRGTRLIAETLAALKRPPGVFLCASGIGTTREGGREVDEKDSAGSGFLSGVIKEWEKATVPAKEAGIRVVNMRFGMVLSPRGGALKRMLPAYKLGLGGRLGHGRQWMSWVALEEIPHVVRFLIERDEVAGPVNVVSPNPVSNAEFIRALGGALRRPVAFPVPAFAVKLMFGEMGEELLLWGNRAIPKKLLEVGYSFRYPDLEKALREMLG, from the coding sequence ATGCGCATCGTCATCACGGGTTCGACGGGGCTGGTGGGGACGCGGCTGGCGGAGTTTTTTCAGGAAGAAGGGCGTCAGGTTCTCCGGCTTGTCCGGAAATCCGGCCGGGGGGAACCGGGAACCGCCTATTGGCAGCCGGAGACGGGGGAAATCGACGCCGAGGCGCTGGAGGGCGCGGATGTCCTCATCCATCTGGCGGGGAAGAGCATCAACGGCCGGTGGACAAAGAGGCGGAAAGAGGAGATTCTCCTCAGCCGAACCAGGGGGACCCGGCTGATCGCAGAGACCCTGGCCGCTTTGAAGCGGCCCCCCGGGGTGTTTCTTTGCGCCTCGGGGATCGGCACGACCCGCGAAGGCGGCCGGGAGGTGGATGAGAAGGACTCCGCCGGTTCCGGCTTTTTGTCCGGTGTGATCAAGGAATGGGAGAAAGCGACGGTTCCGGCGAAAGAAGCGGGCATACGGGTTGTGAACATGCGCTTCGGCATGGTGCTCAGTCCCCGGGGAGGAGCCCTGAAGCGAATGCTCCCGGCCTACAAACTGGGCCTGGGCGGCCGCCTCGGTCACGGGAGACAGTGGATGAGCTGGGTGGCGTTGGAGGAGATTCCCCATGTCGTCCGTTTTCTGATCGAGCGGGATGAGGTGGCGGGTCCGGTCAACGTCGTCTCTCCCAATCCGGTGTCCAATGCCGAATTCATCCGGGCCCTCGGAGGGGCGCTTCGGCGTCCCGTCGCCTTTCCCGTGCCGGCCTTCGCTGTGAAGCTGATGTTTGGAGAGATGGGGGAGGAACTGCTGCTTTGGGGCAACCGGGCCATTCCGAAAAAATTGCTGGAGGTGGGCTATTCGTTCCGGTATCCCGATCTGGAGAAGGCCCTTCGGGAGATGCTGGGATGA
- a CDS encoding N-acetylmuramoyl-L-alanine amidase, protein MRKKWGIPILLFSLLFFTLSPAVGIASDRYRPGSLYQTFQQAADEFEVPVEILLAVSYVETRWQDHKGKPSQLNGYGLMHLADNPSNQSLKEASRLLGIPESTLKKNIKQNIRGGAAVLAKRAKKHNGGTSPNNLADWYVPVAEYSGLSSEIAAKWYADEVFKVINQGAQRVIDGEDLFIPPTPVTPHKGKYEDAEKSMEKQATPDYPGARWVPASSSNYTVANRESDGNSIDYVIIHTTQGSYSGTISWFQNPSSKVSAHYVIRSSDGEITQMVQNKDIAWHAGNWNYNVHSIGIEHEGYVSDPAWYTDAMYRASANLTRWLCDRYGIPKNRNHIIGHNEVPGATHTDPGPHWDWNYYMSLVNQSEEFVFDNTGPHLASDAWGTSSWNSQKYGSNYRFAEPLLASDPFWYQITVPSSGSYDIYGWWPANSGYNSRTPVVIKTTSGYQTVYVNQQLNGGKWNYLGRFNLSQGTDYFIGVSRWTSTPGYVVADAFKLIKR, encoded by the coding sequence GTGAGAAAAAAGTGGGGAATCCCGATCCTTCTGTTCAGTCTGCTCTTTTTCACCCTGAGCCCTGCGGTCGGGATCGCGTCCGATCGATATCGGCCGGGAAGTCTGTATCAAACCTTCCAACAGGCCGCCGATGAATTTGAAGTTCCCGTCGAAATTTTGCTGGCGGTCAGTTATGTGGAGACCCGTTGGCAAGACCACAAGGGGAAACCCAGCCAGCTCAACGGCTACGGATTGATGCACCTGGCCGACAATCCCTCCAACCAATCCTTGAAAGAGGCCAGCCGGCTTTTGGGCATTCCCGAATCCACCCTGAAGAAAAACATCAAACAAAACATTCGGGGAGGCGCCGCCGTCCTGGCGAAACGGGCGAAGAAACACAACGGCGGGACAAGTCCGAACAACCTGGCCGACTGGTATGTGCCCGTCGCGGAATACAGCGGACTGTCCTCGGAAATCGCCGCCAAATGGTACGCGGATGAAGTGTTCAAGGTGATCAATCAAGGGGCGCAACGGGTGATTGACGGAGAGGACCTTTTCATTCCGCCGACGCCCGTTACCCCCCACAAGGGCAAGTATGAAGATGCCGAAAAATCCATGGAAAAACAGGCGACACCGGATTATCCCGGCGCCCGATGGGTTCCCGCTTCAAGCTCCAATTATACGGTGGCCAACCGTGAAAGCGACGGCAATTCCATCGACTACGTCATCATCCACACCACCCAGGGATCCTACAGCGGCACCATCAGCTGGTTCCAAAATCCCTCCTCCAAGGTCAGCGCCCACTATGTGATCCGCTCCAGCGACGGAGAGATCACGCAGATGGTGCAAAATAAAGATATTGCATGGCACGCGGGGAACTGGAACTACAATGTTCACAGCATCGGAATCGAACACGAAGGCTATGTCAGCGATCCGGCCTGGTACACGGACGCCATGTACCGCGCTTCCGCCAATCTGACCCGCTGGTTGTGCGACCGATACGGCATTCCCAAAAACCGGAACCACATTATCGGACACAATGAAGTGCCCGGAGCCACCCACACCGACCCGGGACCCCACTGGGATTGGAATTACTACATGTCTTTGGTCAATCAGTCCGAGGAATTCGTCTTTGACAACACGGGGCCCCATCTGGCCAGCGACGCGTGGGGGACAAGCTCCTGGAACTCCCAGAAGTACGGAAGCAACTATCGTTTTGCCGAACCGCTTCTGGCCAGCGATCCCTTCTGGTATCAAATCACCGTCCCTTCCTCCGGAAGTTATGATATTTACGGCTGGTGGCCGGCCAACAGCGGTTACAACTCCAGAACGCCCGTCGTCATCAAAACCACGTCCGGATATCAAACGGTCTATGTCAACCAGCAACTCAACGGCGGAAAATGGAATTACCTGGGCCGTTTCAACCTGTCACAGGGCACCGATTATTTCATCGGCGTATCCCGATGGACCTCCACCCCCGGTTATGTCGTGGCGGATGCCTTCAAACTGATCAAACGATGA
- a CDS encoding acylphosphatase: MVRKRIVVHGRVQGVGFRYHVYQQALRLGIHGWVKNLPDGTVEIDAEGPASRMEPFVEAVKKGSPASKVTHLDIRDAEPAGFQQFEIRY, translated from the coding sequence ATGGTTCGAAAGCGGATCGTCGTGCACGGAAGGGTCCAGGGTGTTGGTTTTCGCTACCACGTGTATCAACAGGCGCTTCGCCTCGGCATTCACGGGTGGGTGAAAAATCTTCCCGACGGCACCGTGGAGATTGACGCGGAGGGTCCGGCCTCCCGGATGGAACCGTTCGTGGAAGCGGTCAAAAAAGGAAGTCCGGCTTCAAAAGTCACCCATCTGGACATTCGCGACGCGGAGCCTGCCGGTTTTCAACAGTTTGAGATCCGTTACTAG
- a CDS encoding MFS transporter — MSRLTEGTPAFRRANGALFAGGFVTFSILYAVQPLIPVFAQDFAISPAMGSLALSVTTASLALSMLFLGSLSDSRGRKPIMVASLLLSSLLAMATAWSPNFSFLLLFRLMEGILLAGLPAVAMAYLGEEIDPSSLGMAMGLYISGNSIGGLAGRVLSGTLTDLFSWRLALAAIGGINLLLSLWFWRALPPSNHFQPRRPDARELLMSMGRHLKNPSLLRLFFVSFVLMGSFVTLFNYIGFHLLAPPYSLSHSLIGWLFLVYLTGSFSSAWMGREADRRGRKKVLWTGLAVMLAGAALTLLPPLWCKVTGLALFTFGFFGSHSVASGWVGSTAQTAKAQAASLYLFFYYTGSSVFGTLGGWFWSCFGWFGVTGLILTLILLAFPLTRPLSDEKAAVNAKVS; from the coding sequence ATGAGCCGACTCACCGAAGGAACGCCCGCTTTCCGTCGGGCCAACGGAGCGTTGTTTGCCGGAGGATTTGTCACCTTTTCCATCCTGTACGCCGTGCAACCGCTGATTCCCGTATTTGCACAGGATTTTGCCATTTCGCCCGCGATGGGAAGTTTGGCTTTGTCGGTGACCACGGCCTCCCTGGCCCTTTCCATGTTGTTTTTGGGCTCCCTCTCCGACAGCCGGGGGCGGAAACCGATCATGGTCGCCTCTCTTCTCCTTTCTTCCCTGCTGGCGATGGCGACCGCCTGGAGCCCCAACTTTTCCTTCCTCCTGTTGTTCCGCCTGATGGAGGGAATCCTCCTTGCGGGATTGCCCGCGGTGGCGATGGCCTATCTGGGGGAAGAAATCGACCCTTCCAGCCTCGGAATGGCGATGGGACTGTATATCAGCGGCAACTCAATCGGGGGATTGGCCGGGCGCGTGCTGAGCGGCACCCTGACGGACCTCTTTTCCTGGCGGCTGGCCTTGGCCGCCATCGGCGGGATCAACCTTCTCCTCAGCCTCTGGTTCTGGCGCGCCTTGCCCCCGTCCAACCACTTTCAACCCCGCCGGCCCGACGCCAGGGAGCTGCTGATGTCGATGGGACGCCATCTGAAAAATCCGTCGCTCCTGCGGCTCTTTTTCGTCTCCTTTGTCCTGATGGGAAGTTTTGTGACCCTGTTCAACTATATCGGATTCCACCTCCTCGCCCCGCCCTATTCCCTCAGCCACTCCCTCATCGGCTGGCTTTTCCTGGTTTACCTCACCGGGTCCTTCAGCTCGGCCTGGATGGGGAGGGAAGCCGATCGACGCGGCCGAAAAAAAGTGCTCTGGACGGGACTTGCGGTGATGCTGGCCGGGGCGGCACTGACCCTGCTTCCGCCCCTCTGGTGCAAAGTGACGGGGCTCGCCCTGTTCACCTTCGGATTTTTCGGTTCCCACTCCGTCGCCAGCGGATGGGTGGGCAGCACGGCCCAAACCGCAAAGGCGCAGGCCGCGTCCCTGTATCTTTTCTTTTATTACACCGGTTCCAGCGTGTTCGGCACCTTGGGCGGGTGGTTTTGGAGCTGCTTCGGATGGTTCGGGGTCACAGGTTTGATCCTGACTTTGATCCTGCTCGCCTTTCCCCTCACCCGGCCCCTGTCGGACGAAAAGGCGGCGGTGAACGCGAAAGTCTCATAG